The following DNA comes from Pantanalinema sp..
TGCCTCGATTCGCCGAAATGTTCGCCGGGCAGGTACTCGGCGAGGCGTGCCTTCTGAGCGAGGAGCTTCTGGCGCAGGGTCTCGCGCGCCCGGTTGAGGCGGCTCTTGACCGTGCCGAGGTTGATCTCCAGCATGGACGCGATCTCGTCGTAGCTGTAGCCCTCGATATCGTACAGCACCAGGGGCTCGCGCAGCTTGTCCGAGAGGGTGCCGATGGCCTCGCCCATGATCTGCTGCAGCTCGCGCTGCTCGGTCGGGTGGTCGAGGCTCGGGCCCAGGGCCTCGGGGAGGATCTCGGTCGCCTCCTCGTGCTTGCGCACCGAGCGCTTGAGCTCGTCGAGGGCGCAGTTCCGGACGATGCGCCCCAGCCAGGTGGCCACGTCGGCCTCGCTGCGGAAGCTCGACAGGGAGCGATAGGCCTTGATCATGGCCTCCTGGACCACGTCGGAGGCGTCCTCCTGGTTGCCCATCATCTGGTAGGCCAGGCCGTAGTAGCGGTTGAGGAGGGGGGCAATCAGTTGCTCGAAGGCCCCCTTGTCGCCCGCCTGGGCCCGCGCCAGAAGCGCTTGCCGGTCGGGGGGGTTGGACACGCCGCGTCCTTTCGTGTTCGGCGGCGCGGGCGCCACCGTTGCGATTACTCGGTTACCGA
Coding sequences within:
- a CDS encoding sigma-70 family RNA polymerase sigma factor — encoded protein: MSNPPDRQALLARAQAGDKGAFEQLIAPLLNRYYGLAYQMMGNQEDASDVVQEAMIKAYRSLSSFRSEADVATWLGRIVRNCALDELKRSVRKHEEATEILPEALGPSLDHPTEQRELQQIMGEAIGTLSDKLREPLVLYDIEGYSYDEIASMLEINLGTVKSRLNRARETLRQKLLAQKARLAEYLPGEHFGESRQP